Proteins found in one Planococcus citri chromosome 2, ihPlaCitr1.1, whole genome shotgun sequence genomic segment:
- the LOC135834437 gene encoding uncharacterized protein LOC135834437 isoform X1 codes for MITIFCSITKTLKSSIMFSLILHFTFSVYVHCISNNDIIYYTSNETYDASEVLRPNETRIRIDRTNLLEIFFNETEHPYNFLTCPRLFGKTSIIAMIEDFAQMEINEDGIPIHYIYTYSHHFHKGCKIGSNDQVMSEHLARYQVILIDMFSDSYQAITTADLIQDLKRQLKLCFEKFKWLPEILPRGCSDKKITTFEMKFVERFVNGTIGDDEIPECILRLSMILYKFFNQTKVIILVNEYDNAMLTSLVTQRTDVAKFYELVNEMLHNAFRRGAKYIAYGFIAGTSSLAYYRTYPSMLENVIHRPFLDSHPFNTFCGLSDSEAEIELFEKYKITRRERSKIQRFYKGYQLNSKNVSLYNPHSVTNYFLQSSDFQRTAGVFWNGGFSFEILVRFLANEYFLKMVFRSTERTMKLPFDLSHQYESTALCILMRLRKEEYDGFNAEDIRQRIMFTFAMEQGYILRGIEPNLFAPPNLEIRQGIQIAVMEHYQRKRVPHMNITKNMLSILKSDDI; via the coding sequence ATGATAACGATTTTTTGCTCAATCACTAAGACCCTCAAATCATCCATCATGTTTTCATTGATCCTCCACTTCACCTTCTCAGTTTACGTTCATTGCATCAGCAACAACGACATCATATACTACACCAGTAACGAGACTTACGATGCATCCGAAGTTCTACGACCAAACGAAACTCGTATTCGAATCGATCGCACGAATCTACTAGagatatttttcaacgaaaccGAACACCCTTATAACTTCCTCACTTGCCCCAGATTATTCGGTAAGACTTCCATTATCGCCATGATCGAAGATTTCGCACAGATGGAAATCAACGAAGATGGAATTCCCATCCACTACATTTACACTTACAGCCACCATTTTCATAAAGGTTGTAAAATTGGCTCGAATGATCAAGTAATGTCCGAACATTTGGCCCGATACCAGGTTATTTTGATCGATATGTTTTCCGATTCGTATCAGGCTATAACCACCGCTGATTTGATACAAGATTTGAAACGTCAACTGAAATTGTgctttgagaaattcaaatggTTGCCGGAAATTCTACCACGAGGTTGTAGTGATAAGAAAATTACGACTTTTGAAATGAAGTTCGTGGAGCGATTCGTCAATGGTACCATTGGAGATGATGAGATACCGGAATGCATACTTCGCTTATCCATGATcttgtacaaatttttcaatcaaaccaAAGTCATTATACTAGTCAATGAATATGATAATGCCATGTTGACCTCTTTAGTAACACAAAGAACAGATGTGGCCAAATTTTACGAACTGGTGAACGAAATGTTACACAATGCTTTCAGACGTGGTGCTAAATACATAGCGTATGGTTTCATCGCAGGCACGAGTAGTCTGGCATACTACAGGACTTACCCTTCGATGCTTGAAAATGTAATACATCGTCCATTTTTAGACAGTCATCCTTTTAATACATTTTGCGGACTGTCTGACTCAGAAGCGGAGatagaattattcgaaaaatataaaataacgaGAAGGGAAAGAAGTAAAATACAAAGATTCTACAAAGGTTATCAACTAAACTCGAAGAACGTATCACTGTACAATCCACATTCAGTGACTAACTATTTCCTTCAAAGCTCGGATTTCCAACGCACCGCCGGAGTATTCTGGAATGGTGGATTTAGTTTCGAGATTCTGGTCAGATTTTTAGCTAACGAGTACTTCCTCAAGATGGTGTTCAGGTCGACTGAACGTACTATGAAGTTGCCTTTTGATTTGAGCCATCAGTATGAATCGACTGCACTGTGTATTCTGATGAGGCTGAGAAAGGAAGAGTATGATGGCTTTAATGCTGAAGATATTCGTCAACGTATTATGTTCACGTTTGCAATGGAACAAGGTTATATATTACGAGGGATCGAGCCGAATTTATTTGCGCCTCCGAATTTGGAGATTAGGCAAGGGATACAGATTGCTGTGATGGAGCATTATCAGAGAAAACGAGTACCTCATATGAATATAACGAAGAATATGCTGAGTATTTTGAAATCTGATGATATTTAA
- the LOC135834435 gene encoding sialin-like — MVQARIVLWIMIFSMINCNMFLTNNINIAIVSMVKYAKSSPGGAAETSVCGNRTIATKQYSDNGRSKLTWTKDERNFVLGAFYVLPWLSQFFGGVLSHKYGTKVVVGLSTVIGCVMSSLIPSLAYIDPRLVMVVRAIQGFIGSLAFPAGLYTIIGHWCPPHERGRFMTVFLGTSLGIAVGYPMFGYIAETIGWEWVFHVTSLIGIVWYILWLYLVYDSPHDHPRISEEEKRYIKSSLGKSTARQNKLPVPWVAILTSMPFWINIICQFGVIWGRFTTNIYVPTYFKAVHGVNAKENGLISGIPFLLKSGLSYLSGVITDLVLRREMMSKTGVRSWSTFISSVLAGATLIGVSYAECDSNMAIICMSLCIILNACFITGSSVAIVDMSPNFCSILQGICGTIGMISGFISPALVSLFSRFYKDDPLEQWKLVWLVTGAVYMIPGMIFVLFSDSELQPWNEVKEKPADEELIEKEKK, encoded by the exons ATGGTTCAAG CGAGAATCGTATTATGGATCATGATATTCAGCATGATCAACTGCAACATGTTCCTGACCAATAATATCAACATAGCAATCGTTTCTATGGTCAAATATGCCAAATCAAGTCCAGGGGGAGCAGCAGAGACGAGTGTTTGTGGTAATCGAACTATCGCCACAAAGCAGTATTCGGATAATGGG AGAAGCAAGCTCACATGGACCAAAGACGAGCGGAACTTCGTCCTAGGAGCTTTCTACGTACTACCCTGGCTGTCTCAATTCTTCGGCGGAGTCTTATCGCACAAATATGGTACCAAAGTTGTCGTAGGACTGAGCACAGTAATCGGCTGCGTGATGTCTTCTCTCATACCAAGTCTAGCCTACATCGATCCCAGACTGGTAATGGTAGTCAGAGCGATCCAAGGATTCATCGGA TCTTTGGCTTTTCCAGCAGGTCTCTACACCATCATCGGGCATTGGTGTCCGCCCCACGAACGAGGAAGATTCATGACGGTTTTCCTAG GTACATCGCTTGGAATAGCTGTTGGGTATCCTATGTTTGGGTATATTGCCGAGACCATTGGATGGGAATGGGTGTTCCATGTTACTAGTCTGATTGGAATAGTGTGGTATATTTTATGGCTATATTTAGTCTACGATTCGCCTCATGATCATCCCAGGATCAGCGAAGAAGAGAAAAGGTATATCAAGAGTTCGTTGGGCAAGTCGACTGCTCGGCAAAATAAG TTACCAGTTCCTTGGGTAGCTATTCTAACCTCGATGCCATTCTGGATTAATATTATATGCCAATTTGGAGTTATTTGGGGACGATTCACCACCAATATCTATGTTCCTACGTATTTTAAAGCCGTCCACGGTGTAAATGCCAAAGAA AATGGACTCATATCCGGAATACCCTTTCTACTCAAATCGGGGTTATCTTATTTATCTGGTGTAATCACTGATCTCGTATTAAGAAGGGAAATGATGTCAAAAACTGGCGTTCGCAGTTGGTCAACTTTTATAA GTTCGGTATTGGCTGGAGCAACTTTGATTGGCGTCTCTTACGCAGAATGTGATTCAAATATGGCCATAATCTGTATGAGCTTGTGTATAATTCTGAATGCTTGCTTTATTACTGGATCCAGCGTAGCTATTGTTGATATGAGCCCTAATTTCTGCA GTATTCTGCAAGGCATCTGTGGCACGATTGGTATGATATCTGGTTTCATATCACCAGCCTTAGTGAGCTTATTCAGTCGCTTCTAC aaagacGATCCATTAGAACAATGGAAATTAGTATGGTTAGTCACCGGAGCAGTTTACATGATCCCGGGAAtgatttttgtattatttagCGATTCTGAACTACAACCTTGGAACGAGGTGAAAGAAAAACCGGCAGACGAAGAATTGATCGAAAAAGAGAAGAAGtga
- the LOC135834437 gene encoding uncharacterized protein LOC135834437 isoform X2 — protein sequence MSSTSNQNSFLALSILITLHHLIISITCNEEFHTLAISPRYIDKTHLLSTFFRNTDTPYNYLTCPRLFGKSAILNMIETFAQVQVDRHGRPINWAETKAFEVFKNSKIHRFAGHILSQHMARYPVILLDLHFDTIEGMYEPDIVAHLNEQIQTCFKFTVMNEVNEDGAEGNSTFKPWNFTMNLQDVAFMRQVIQGRLSLPEIRNSLYRLSKILYNCFHHTKVIVLVDNYDSAAVKAMLTRHKQIGVNIFYDLVNTMLSQASTTGAEFIKYMLITGTSALPYYRDQWKLENITHRPFLDDHPFSEFCGFSQQDVEQLFDKFECDDSEKSSIKEFYNGYSTAFAQQAVYNPYSIRRYFQPEDRTLRSFWKIKPRIETIVKFMPFRTFLENLFIPVITSNKMPTNFTLLKTYETQSFGRMFEMLDLLKDIQDTHERLTRDRRVYDPIIHTFAFEQGYFTHSSNSSYAVPNQEVKQELVEKSLEYFSRKVYML from the coding sequence ATGTCCTCAACGTCgaaccagaattcatttttggctctgTCCATACTCATTACTTTACATCATCTCATCATCTCCATCACATGCAACGAAGAATTCCACACACTGGCAATTTCTCCACGTTACATCGACAAGACCCACCTGTTGAGTACATTTTTCCGCAACACCGACACTCCATACAACTACCTCACATGTCCTCGACTTTTCGGTAAAAGTGCCATATTAAACATGATCGAGACATTCGCCCAAGTTCAAGTAGACCGACACGGTCGTCCAATCAATTGGGCAGAAACGAAAGCCTTCGAGGTATTCAAGAACTCTAAAATCCACCGATTCGCAGGCCATATTTTAAGCCAGCATATGGCTCGATATCCAGTGATCTTACTAGATTTGCATTTCGACACCATCGAAGGTATGTACGAGCCCGATATAGTGGCCCATTTAAACGAACAGATACAAACGTGTTTCAAATTCACCGTGATGAATGAAGTTAACGAAGACGGAGCCGAAGGGAACTCCACGTTTAAACCTTGGAACTTCACTATGAACTTACAAGATGTAGCATTCATGAGACAAGTGATTCAAGGAAGACTCAGCTTACCGGAGATTCGAAACTCACTGTacagactttcaaaaatccttTACAACTGTTTCCATCATACCAAAGTCATCGTACTAGTCGATAACTACGATAGTGCGGCGGTTAAAGCGATGTTAACTCGACACAAACAGATCGGAGTGAATATATTTTACGACCTGGTTAACACGATGTTATCTCAGGCTTCAACTACAGGAGCAGAATTCATCAAGTACATGCTGATCACTGGAACTAGCGCATTGCCTTACTATCGAGATCAATGGAAACTTGAAAACATCACTCATCGTCCTTTTCTGGACGATCACCCCTTCAGCGAGTTTTGTGGATTCTCTCAACAAGATGTCGAGCAACtgtttgataaatttgaatGCGATGATAGCGAAAAATCGTCCATAAAGGAATTTTACAACGGATACTCGACCGCTTTTGCACAACAGGCGGTATACAATCCGTATTCCATTAGAAGATATTTCCAACCTGAAGATCGAACCCTAAGAAGCTTCTGGAAAATAAAACCTCGAATAGAAACCATAGTTAAATTTATGCcatttcgaacatttttagagaatttattCATTCCTGTGATTACGAGCAATAAAATGCCTACTAATTTCACTCTACTTAAAACATACGAAACGCAATCTTTTGGGAGAATGTTTGAAATGCTGGATTTGTTGAAAGATATCCAAGACACTCACGAAAGGTTAACGAGGGATAGAAGAGTTTACGATCCGATAATTCATACGTTTGCTTTTGAGCAAGGGTATTTCACTCATTCGAGTAATTCGTCGTATGCTGTGCCAAACCAAGAAGTGAAACAAGAACTGGTCGAAAAATCTCTGGAGTATTTTTCGAGGAAAGTTTACATGCTATGA
- the LOC135834434 gene encoding uncharacterized protein LOC135834434, producing MGASSLVFLFSFSLIISIHKSSAQSIHNKSEISFDKDFVEQAYFIDKTDLLLSFFKNPNNTYDYISCPSGFAKTTTLLMIKAFAQFDVDDLGRPKQRMRCKSYQSFKSTRVDQSLNSVKDDICQHPVIFVNLRIELPQIEKIENELPEVEEIENDADTTTNTTSEVDDYLVLLNEFVYSFIGEFAWLKKLAVEPAENAKVKHSFEQWEVDFLKKVFDKQLTEQEIPTSLHSMIKILYKFFKKRVIILVDDYDYVTNNAILVPSPKADQFQQTVDKMLQEALDTARDMVSYAIIVGISRLPLQQKQNITGDLPLNEYVFLSDDKYGEYFGYLINDVRHLSIKHKCDKSELQQIQDLYEGYETKIEHRKLFNPHSLTSYFKERGFNAKIRPLKVHWNWGNGEQDFVVKFLKVSPQFLLILLQLTAYNSISYQSVEDYPESSYSNFVKMQKRDYEYVSDEPDPVNYLMTFCFEHGLLSYTDYDEEYTLPSAEIHQQMSKTLRTFFKQRGVDFEALAEPLRDLLVTYSSDMHKVIPKFKQVLDSTLNIFTNVDSSTSIEYLLQSIIRQTVSENNDLVVTEDKKTSRKGRCEVIYSTTFDKAIVHIAIANGKTPTEALKQAPGYGRKKHSTKSVYIGININPQKQTEIVFEVKMPK from the coding sequence ATGGGAGCCTCTTCATTGGTATTTCTGTTCTCGTTTTCACTCATCATCTCAATTCACAAATCCTCCGCTCAAAGTATTCACAACAAAAGCGAAATTTCATTCGATAAGGATTTCGTAGAACAAGCTTACTTCATCGATAAAACAGACCTACTACTGTCATTTTTCAAGAACCCAAACAATACCTACGATTACATAAGCTGTCCCAGCGGATTTGCCAAAACTACGACCCTACTGATGATCAAAGCTTTCGCTCAATTCGATGTCGATGACTTGGGCCGACCGAAACAACGAATGAGATGCAAATCCTATCAATCATTCAAAAGCACAAGAGTGGACCAATCGCTGAACTCGGTTAAAGACGACATATGTCAGCATCCGGTGATTTTCGTTAATTTGAGGATCGAATTACCacaaatagaaaaaatagaaaatgaattaCCAGAAGTagaagaaatagaaaatgatgCAGATACGACTACCAACACTACGAGTGAAGTCGATGATTATTTAGTGCTGTTGAACGAGTTCGTTTACAGTTTCATTGGCGAATTCGCGTGGTTGAAAAAACTGGCAGTAGAACCAGCAGAGAATGCAAAAGTTAAACATAGTTTTGAGCAATGGGAAGTTGACTTTTTGAAGAAGGTTTTCGATAAACAATTAACCGAGCAGGAGATTCCAACTAGTTTACATTCGATGATCAAGATCTTgtacaaattcttcaaaaaaagggTTATAATTTTAGTAGACGATTACGATTATGTAACCAACAATGCTATTCTGGTTCCATCTCCAAAAGCAGATCAATTTCAACAAACCGTTGATAAAATGCTACAAGAAGCTTTAGATACCGCCAGAGATATGGTGAGTTATGCGATAATCGTCGGTATTAGTAGATTACCATTGCAACAGAAACAAAACATCACCGGAGATCTGCCCTTGAACGAGTATGTTTTCTTATCTGATGACAAATACGGCGAATACTTCGGTTACCTTATCAACGACGTTAGACATTTGAGCATAAAGCACAAATGTGATAAAAGCGAACTTCAACAAATACAAGACTTATACGAAGGGTACGAGACCAAGATCGAGCATCGTAAACTCTTCAATCCTCACTCATTAACTTCTTACTTCAAAGAACGAGGCTTCAATGCGAAAATTCGACCTTTGAAAGTTCACTGGAACTGGGGCAATGGCGAACAAGACTTTGTCgtcaaatttctcaaagtatcgcctcaatttttactcataCTTTTGCAGCTCACTGCCTACAACTCGATTTCTTATCAGTCTGTCGAAGATTACCCCGAGTCATCGTATAGTAACTTCGTGAAAATGCAGAAACGCGATTACGAATACGTTTCTGACGAACCAGATCCGGTAAATTACCTGATGACGTTTTGCTTCGAGCATGGTTTGTTGAGTTATACGGACTACGATGAAGAGTATACTTTACCAAGCGCCGAAATCCATCAACAAATGAGTAAAACTCTAAGAACGTTCTTCAAACAACGAGGAGTAGATTTCGAAGCACTGGCAGAACCGTTGAGAGATCTACTGGTTACATACTCTTCTGATATGCATAAAGTTATACCAAAGTTCAAGCAAGTTTTGGACTCAACGTTGAACATATTCACGAATGTAGATTCGAGCACATCCATCGAGTACCTGTTGCAATCGATCATTAGACAGACAGTGAGTGAGAATAACGATTTGGTTGTGACCGAAGATAAGAAAACATCGAGGAAAGGTCGCTGTGAGGTGATATACTCAACGACATTTGACAAAGCCATAGTTCATATCGCCATTGCTAATGGCAAAACACCAACTGAAGCATTGAAACAGGCACCTGGATATGGACGTAAGAAACACTCGACTAAAAGTGTTTACATTGGGATCAATATCAATCCGCAGAAACAAACTGAGATCGTGTTCGAAGTGAAAATGCCGAAATGA
- the LOC135834438 gene encoding uncharacterized protein LOC135834438 — MLLNPVSLVILTASILHNGINVVLCDSAYKEMLDRQVLHFVDKSNLLVEFFKQEEWPYFFVTCPGRFGKTTNLDMIELFAQIEVDENGKEKPWNETEAYNIFSQMNIAQHNDVFIKHLARYPVIRLDLKFDSIDNQTDEQMMVHIRDNLKQTFEKYRWLLDKALAPVNESDPTRYQLRNEYVAFLKKGLDGTLMRPDIQQSFYRLARILFEYFDQRKVIILVDNYDSAAVHSLSTHQSHTAIFYEWIHEFFTNGFKHGQKYIQYGLITGTCSVSFYSAVREDIDNIWHHPFLEGHAFDGFCGFLEDEVTQVFDKYQCEEQERTDVRKYYNGYFTISGKYIYDPHSFTRYFQSMNRELKNYWPRYARGEHMIEKFLNFYGEFDLLKKSLDGVQTNVTIWGSYDSDALAVFGFLRGLEYKQYFYDEDDCLRKLFTFTLENGYLSYGPKQRWFTTPNEQTRQTVSELLDAFVEQEGMPSTHLPCSYTLDMSFYPFNR; from the coding sequence ATGCTTCTGAATCCAGTCTCATTGGTGATCCTAACCGCCTCGATCCTCCACAATGGTATCAATGTCGTTCTATGCGACTCCGCTTACAAAGAAATGCTGGACCGCCAAGTGCTTCATTTCGTCGACAAATCGAATCTGCTGGTAGAATTCTTCAAGCAGGAAGAATGGCCGTACTTTTTTGTCACATGTCCTGGTCGTTTTGGTAAAACCACCAATCTCGATATGATCGAACTGTTCGCTCAGATCGAAGTAGACGAGAATGGCAAAGAGAAACCATGGAATGAGACCGAAGCTTATAATATTTTCAGCCAGATGAACATCGCCCAGCATAACGACGTATTCATCAAGCACCTGGCTCGATATCCGGTCATCAGATTGGATTTGAAATTCGACAGTATTGATAATCAAACCGACGAGCAAATGATGGTACACATTCGTGATAATTTGAaacaaacgtttgaaaaatatcgctgGTTGCTGGATAAAGCATTGGCTCCGGTTAATGAATCAGATCCGACTCGTTATCAGCTTCGAAACGAGTATgtggcttttttgaaaaaaggtctaGATGGCACTTTGATGAGACCCGATATCCAACAGAGTTTTTATCGTTTGGCCAGGATCTTGTTCGAATACTTCGATCAGCGTAAGGTCATCATACTGGTCGACAACTACGATAGCGCTGCTGTCCACAGTTTATCCACCCATCAGTCTCATACGGCCATATTTTACGAATGGATACACGAATTTTTCACGAATGGCTTCAAACATGGTCAGAAATACATCCAGTACGGTTTAATCACCGGTACATGCAGCGTCAGCTTTTACTCGGCTGTTCGAGAAGATATAGATAACATCTGGCATCATCCGTTTCTGGAGGGTCATGCTTTCGATGGCTTTTGCGGTTTCTTGGAGGACGAGGTGACTCAAGTATTTGACAAGTATCAATGCGAAGAGCAAGAACGAACCGATGTCAGGAAGTATTACAACGGGTACTTTACGATTAGCGGTAAATACATCTACGATCCTCATTCCTTCACTAGGTACTTCCAATCGATGAACCGTGAACTGAAAAATTACTGGCCGAGGTATGCGAGAGGCGAACACATGATCGAaaagtttctcaatttttacggAGAGTTCGATCTTTTGAAGAAATCGTTGGATGGAGTACAAACCAACGTCACGATTTGGGGATCGTATGATTCGGACGCCCTGGCTGTATTTGGTTTCCTTAGAGGACTCGAGTATAAACAGTATTTTTACGATGAAGACGACTGTCTGAGGAAATTGTTCACTTTTACATTGGAGAATGGGTATTTGTCTTATGGACCGAAACAAAGATGGTTCACGACACCCAATGAGCAAACTCGTCAGACGGTTTCCGAATTACTGGATGCGTTTGTTGAACAGGAAGGTATGCCTAGTACTCATTTACCATGTTCGTATACTCTGGATATGAGTTTTTACCCGTTCAATCGATGA